GCCCCATCACCACCAGCCCCACTCCGAGGGACTCCACCCGGACGCCCTGCACCAGCTTGCGGACCGCCTCCACGATGATCCAGACGGCTGCGGTGAAGATGAGGACCGCCTCCACCGTTCCCGCCACGTTCTCCACCTTGCCGTGCCCGAAGGGATGTTCCTCGTCGGCCGGGCGCCGCGACTGCCGAACGGAATAGAAAGCGATCCCGGCCGCCACCAGGTCCATGGCGGAGTGAATCGCCTCCGAGAGTACGCTCACCGATCCCATCAGGAGGCCCGCGGCCAGCTTGATGGCCACCAGGGCAGAGTTGGAAAGCACAGATAACCGTGCTGCTCGCACGGCCATTTCTGCCGCTCTCGCCGGCGGTGGCGCCTGGGGGCGCTGGCTGGGCGTGCTGTCCTGCTCCGCGGGGTGATTGGCCATACCGCCCTCCACACAAAGAAAGGGACTTCATCTTGTGAAGTCCCACGGGGTGTCCCGCTGCCCGGGCGGGCCCGGCAGCCACCTCCTCTCAACCGGTTCCGCTGCCCCCGTCCCTGGGGAGGCGTGGTCATACCATGCTGGAGGTCGGGCGCTGCCTGACGTCCGCTCTTCCATTGCCCGTATTCTACCATATGCGCCCCCGCACCTCAACGGTATGCTCCACTCTCCGCACGCTGCACGCCTCAGCGGTGTGCTCGGCCTGCCGGGACGCACGGGGAACTCTACCTCAGCGTTGGCCTTACAGGAGTATCTTTCCCTCCAGCACCAGGCGGGCTGCTCCGCCCACCCAAACGCGCGGCGGTCCCTCGGGGAATGCCTCCAGGCGTACGTGGATGAGGCTGGGTCTGCCCATGATGTGACCCTGCTCGCAGCGCAGCCGGGCCACCCCATCGTAGAAGGGGATGAGCCCGCGCAGGGCCAGGTACCCACCCAGGGCCCCGCTGGCCGTTCCGGTAGCCGCCTCCTCACCTATCCCCACGGCCGGGGCGAAGTCGCGGCAGTGGGCGGCGATTTCACCGCCATCGCCGGTGTCGAGGGCATCGAAGGTGAAGCAGTGGACGCTGACCACCTGCAGCCTCCGACACAACCTGGCCAGGCGCCCGAAGTCAGGTTCCAGAGACCAGAGTGTCTTGCGGTCCGGAAGGGGGACAATCAGGTCCCAGAGGCCGGTGGAAACGATCTCGGGGGTGGCGCGCGGGTCCTCCCCCAGGAGGGCCACCTCTGCCCCCAGCGCTGCGGCGAGCTCCGCCACCGCCTCGCTACCGGGTTCGCCCCGGGATGCGGGCGGTACCTGCGCCATCATCACCCGCGCGGGGTGGCCGTCATCGTCGAGCAGTACCTGGACAGGCAGGGCTCCCGCCCGGGTGTGCTGGTAGCACACCAGTTGCCCCGGGTCCTCCGTGGAGGTGTTGCGGCGGGAGGGGAGGCGGTTGCGCAGAGCGAGCGCGAAGAAGGTGGCGATGGTGGCATGCCCGCAAAGGTCCACCTCGGTGGTGGGGGTGAAAAAGCGCACCGGCAGCGCGGGGCGCGGGCCGCCCGGCTCTGGAGAGTCGTCTGAGGCCCCGGCCAGCACGAAGGCCGTCTCCGAGACGTTCATCTCCCGGGCGATTTTCTGCATGAGATCCTCGTCCAGCCCGCGGGCATCCGGGACCACCCCTGCGGGATTGCCCCCAAACGGCACGGAAGTGAATGCATCCACCTGCCAGATCTCGAGCTCCACATCGTCACCCCCACCCGGCAAGAGCGTCGCCGTCCTGCCCCCGCCGGCGGCGGCTTGCATCAGACTCATGGGAACCGCCTGAGCACCGTCGGCCTGGCTATTGTACCACAGGAGGTCGGCCCTCAGGCCTGGGGGCGGTAACGGTGGCGGAGGACCTTCCCGCGGTACTCCGCGCTCGCTTCGGTCAGGTAAGCGAC
This genomic interval from Bacillota bacterium contains the following:
- a CDS encoding PhzF family phenazine biosynthesis protein, giving the protein MSLMQAAAGGGRTATLLPGGGDDVELEIWQVDAFTSVPFGGNPAGVVPDARGLDEDLMQKIAREMNVSETAFVLAGASDDSPEPGGPRPALPVRFFTPTTEVDLCGHATIATFFALALRNRLPSRRNTSTEDPGQLVCYQHTRAGALPVQVLLDDDGHPARVMMAQVPPASRGEPGSEAVAELAAALGAEVALLGEDPRATPEIVSTGLWDLIVPLPDRKTLWSLEPDFGRLARLCRRLQVVSVHCFTFDALDTGDGGEIAAHCRDFAPAVGIGEEAATGTASGALGGYLALRGLIPFYDGVARLRCEQGHIMGRPSLIHVRLEAFPEGPPRVWVGGAARLVLEGKILL